In the Hordeum vulgare subsp. vulgare chromosome 7H, MorexV3_pseudomolecules_assembly, whole genome shotgun sequence genome, one interval contains:
- the LOC123406934 gene encoding glucose-6-phosphate/phosphate translocator 2, chloroplastic-like, with product MIPAVKLSPAAFSVTNQRTKSALVPSVSILNTNSFVSCSFRPLYLTRIDDPQTSELKPRRQLLDFQCAASAADDKESKAEVVPASSEAAQKLKISIYFATWWALNVIFNIYNKKVLNAFPYPWLTSTLSLACGSAMMLFSWATRLVEPPKTDLDFWKVLFPVAVAHTIGHVAATVSMSKVAVSFTHIIKSAEPAFSVLVSRFILGESFPMPVYLSLLPIIGGCGLAAATELNFNMIGFMGAMISNLAFVFRNIFSKRGMKGKSVSGMNYYACLSIMSLVILAPFAIAMEGPQMWAAGWQRALADVGPNVLWWIGAQSVFYHLYNQVSYMSLDQISPLTFSIGNTMKRISVIVSSIIIFRTPVRPVNALGAAIAIFGTFLYSQAKQ from the exons ATGATACCTGCTGTGAAGCTCTCTCCGGCCGCCTTCTCTGTCACCAATCAACGGACTAAATCAGCTTTGGTTCCATCGGTGTCCATTCTCAACACAAATTCTTTTGTGTCCTGCTCCTTTAGACCACTCTACCTCACACGGATAGATGACCCACAGACTTCTGAGCTGAAGCCTCGGAGGCAGCTTCTTGACTTCCAGTGTGCAGCTTCAGCGGCTGATGACAAGGAGTCAAAGGCTGAGGTGGTGCCAGCTAGCTCAGAAGCAGCACAAAAGTTGAAAATTTCAATCTATTTTGCGACTTGGTGGGCGCTTAATGTGATCTTTAACATCTATAACAAGAAGGTTCTCAATGCTTTCCCGTATCCCTGGCTCACCTCCACACTATCTCTCGCCTGCGGCTCAGCGATGATGCTCTTCTCATGGGCCACCCGCCTAGTTGAGCCCCCCAAGACTGACTTAGATTTCTGGAAAGTGCTTTTTCCG GTTGCTGTGGCTCATACAATTGGACATGTTGCTGCCACAGTGAGCATGTCAAAGGTGGCAGTGTCATTCACACACATTATCAAGAGTGCTGAGCCTGCATTCAGTGTTTTGGTGTCGAGGTTCATTCTTGGAGAGTCATTTCCGATGCCTGTATATCTTTCTCTTCTCCCGATCATTGGTGGTTGTGGTCTAGCTGCTGCGACAGAGCTGAACTTTAATATGATCG GATTTATGGGTGCCATGATATCGAACCTTGCATTTGTTTTCCGCAATATCTTCTCGAAGCGGGGCATGAAGGGGAAGTCTGTCAGTGGCATGAATTACTACGCTTGCCTTTCAATTATGTCACTGGTCATACTCGCACCATTTGCTATTGCTATGGAAGGCCCACAAATGTGGGCCGCTGGATGGCAAAGGGCTCTTGCCGATGTCGGCCCCAACGTTCTCTG GTGGATTGGTGCACAGAGCGTTTTCTACCACCTGTATAACCAGGTGTCCTACATGTCTTTGGACCAGATTTCTCCATTGACGTTTAGCATTGGCAATACAATGAAGCGCATATCAGTTATTGTTTCGTCAATCATTATCTTCCGTACACCTGTCCGTCCTGTAAATGCACTAGGAGCTGCCATTGCCATCTTTGGCACATTCCTGTACTCTCAG GCAAAGCAGTGA